TTCGGTATCCAGCGCTACTGCGCGCTGCTGGCGCCACTCAGAGCACAGGGCAGCCAACTGCTCGCTGGTATCCACCCAGCGTGGAGTGGTATCTATCTCGACCATCGGTATCACTCGGCAGGCGGGAAAAAAGAAATGCGACTGTTAAAGGCATGAGCCAGGGTACCGCCATCGATATATTCCAGCTCCCCACCGATGGGGACACCATGGGCAATACGGCTTACGGCAACACCATGCACCCTGGCTCGCTCGGCGATATATTGGGCCGTCGCCTCTCCCTCGACTGTCGGGTTGGTAGCCACAATCAATTCTTGCAGGGGTTCACTGGCGAGCCGTTGCTCCAACAGCTCAACTCCCAAGTCTGCAGGCCCAACACCATCAATCGGGGAAAGATGACCGTGCAGCACGAAGTAGCGGCCATGGTAATTACCGGCCTGCTCTATCGCCAGGACATCCGCAGGAGTCTCTACCACACACAGAGAGTCCTGCTCGCGGCGATTGTTATCACACAACGCACAAATGGGTTCTTCGGTCAGCGTGCGGCACTGATTACAGCGACCAACCTTTTCCACAGCTTGGGACAGACTCTGAGCCAACAGCACTGCTGCATCGCGATCTTTTTCCAGCAGGTACATCGCCATGCGCTGTGCCGACTTGGGGCCCACACTTGGCAGGCAGCGCAACGCGCGGATCAGTTCTTCGATCAGGGGACTAAACATAAAACTCTATTTCGATTCGGTGCCCGCCTTTTAGAACGGGAATTTAAAGCCTTCGGGCAGATTGACACCCGAAGCGAGGTCTCCCACCTGCTGCTTTTGCAGCGCCTGGGCCTTTTCCTCTGCTCTGCGTACCGCATCGTTCACAGCAGCCGCCAGCAAGTCCTCAAGCATTTCCTTATCCTCAGTGAGCAGGGACGGATCAATTTCGACTGAAGTTACGTCGTGACGACCATTCATTGTAACTTTGACCATACCCGCACCAGACTCACCACATACACGCAGGTCACTTAATTCCTGCTGCAACTTTTGCATTTTTTCCTGCATGTCGGCCTGCATTTTCTGGGCCTGCTGCATCAAATCGCCCAAACCTTTCATAAATAACCTCTATTCCTGTTTTGTGACCGCCCGGATGAAAATCAGGCATCCAAATATGTATTAATCCGTTTCGACCAGGGACTCGACAGAGCCCGGTTGCAACTCCGCATTAAACTCGACTACTAATTCCTGAACCACGGGGTCGGTAGTTAACGCTTCGCGAGCGGCGGTAAGTCGCGCCTCGCGAGTCGCCGCTGCCAGGCGTGCCGGTGTACCGCCTTGCACCAGCCCAACCTGGATCTGTGCCACCACCGGTTGCTGGAAAAAATCTCCCAGCAGATCTCCCAAGCGCCTCTGGTGCACA
This DNA window, taken from Microbulbifer sp. GL-2, encodes the following:
- the recR gene encoding recombination mediator RecR, which produces MFSPLIEELIRALRCLPSVGPKSAQRMAMYLLEKDRDAAVLLAQSLSQAVEKVGRCNQCRTLTEEPICALCDNNRREQDSLCVVETPADVLAIEQAGNYHGRYFVLHGHLSPIDGVGPADLGVELLEQRLASEPLQELIVATNPTVEGEATAQYIAERARVHGVAVSRIAHGVPIGGELEYIDGGTLAHAFNSRISFFPPAE
- a CDS encoding YbaB/EbfC family nucleoid-associated protein, which translates into the protein MKGLGDLMQQAQKMQADMQEKMQKLQQELSDLRVCGESGAGMVKVTMNGRHDVTSVEIDPSLLTEDKEMLEDLLAAAVNDAVRRAEEKAQALQKQQVGDLASGVNLPEGFKFPF